The Zonotrichia leucophrys gambelii isolate GWCS_2022_RI chromosome 23, RI_Zleu_2.0, whole genome shotgun sequence genome includes a region encoding these proteins:
- the EDN2 gene encoding endothelin-2 — translation MGSHPAVLLALALCALLEAGLGHPPAESHLAARPRSKRCSCNSWLDKECIYFCHLDIIWVNTPGHTAPYGLGSPPRRRKRSAGRCECAHSRDSICATFCHGRPGYLQSLKLPVSSGTSARSLQSGATRPSHHGLLRALRDLRVSSPRSSKRQQRSQRDTQPPALPWERNIWKKKR, via the exons ATGGGCAGCCACCCCGCCGTGCTGCTGGCGCTCGCCCTTTGCGCCCTGCTGGAAGCCG GTCTGGGCCATCCCCCGGCCGAGTCGCACCTGGCCGCGCGGCCGAGGAGCAAGCGATGTTCCTGCAACAGCTGGCTGGATAAGGAATGCATCTACTTCTGTCACCTGGACATCATCTGGGTCAACACACCTGG GCACACCGCTCCCTACGGCTTGGGCAGCCCGCCAAGGCGGCGCAAGAGGTCGGCGGGCAGGTGCGAGTGTGCGCACTCCAGGGACAGCATCTGTGCCACCTTCTGCCACGGCAGGCCTGG GTACCTCCAGAGTCTGAAGCTCCCCGTGAGCTCTGGGACATCAGCGAGGTCTCTGCAGAGCGGTGCCACAAGACCTTCCCATCATGGGCTGCTGAGAGCTCTCAG ggaccTCAGGGTCTCCAGCCCACGCTCCAGCAAACGCCAGCAGCGCTCGcagagggacacacagccaccagctctgccttgggAAAGAAACatctggaagaagaaaagataa